The proteins below come from a single Halobacillus salinarum genomic window:
- a CDS encoding DUF3243 domain-containing protein, whose product MEKDPKKFVQNMKEDTKDEILENFESFKNHLGNQVHRGEKLGLSEERLTKGAKRVADYLAENEQPRNREEKVLNELWNVADEKEREHMAHVLVKLAEQTN is encoded by the coding sequence ATGGAAAAAGATCCGAAAAAATTTGTTCAGAATATGAAGGAAGATACGAAAGATGAAATCCTCGAAAACTTCGAATCGTTTAAGAATCATTTAGGCAATCAGGTGCATCGCGGGGAAAAGCTTGGGTTGAGTGAAGAACGTCTCACAAAAGGAGCCAAACGCGTGGCTGATTATTTAGCCGAAAATGAACAGCCACGCAATCGTGAAGAAAAGGTGTTGAATGAATTATGGAATGTGGCCGATGAAAAAGAACGCGAGCATATGGCTCACGTGCTCGTGAAACTTGCTGAACAGACCAATTAA
- a CDS encoding DeoR/GlpR family DNA-binding transcription regulator, with translation MIKVERINELLDYVHQKQTASLDELVKEFNVSKNTIRRDVQELVEQGKLKKVYGGVSVNQSSTLPFHHRQIQNHQEKIKIAELAASYVEDGDIIFLDSGTTTVEMLDFIKQKNLVIVTNNLDFTLEATPYENLKIYSTGGMYERSTKSYTGLESAEAIKSYNFSKVFMASTGVSLTNGVTNSSPLETQIKSAVVNRSEEVFLLVDHSKFDKYSLTTYCRLEDINYMVTGEEPEDKYKQFAEKNNMKLVYPE, from the coding sequence ATGATAAAAGTAGAACGAATTAATGAATTGCTGGACTATGTCCATCAGAAGCAGACCGCTTCGCTTGATGAACTCGTGAAGGAGTTTAACGTTTCGAAAAATACGATACGCCGGGACGTTCAGGAGCTTGTGGAACAAGGCAAACTGAAGAAGGTTTATGGAGGAGTATCGGTCAATCAATCATCGACGCTGCCATTTCATCACCGCCAGATTCAGAATCATCAGGAAAAAATCAAAATTGCTGAACTGGCCGCTTCATACGTGGAAGACGGCGATATTATTTTCCTCGACTCTGGAACAACGACAGTAGAAATGCTTGATTTTATTAAGCAAAAAAACTTAGTGATTGTGACGAACAATCTGGATTTCACGTTGGAAGCAACACCGTATGAGAATTTAAAGATTTATTCCACCGGCGGAATGTATGAGCGTTCCACGAAATCCTATACCGGTCTTGAAAGTGCAGAAGCAATTAAGAGCTATAACTTCAGTAAAGTATTTATGGCGTCCACGGGTGTTTCCCTTACGAATGGGGTGACCAATTCATCACCACTGGAAACACAGATTAAAAGTGCAGTCGTCAATCGGAGTGAAGAGGTTTTTCTTTTAGTCGATCATTCCAAATTTGATAAGTATTCATTAACCACATACTGTCGTTTGGAAGATATCAATTATATGGTGACAGGTGAGGAGCCGGAAGATAAGTATAAACAGTTTGCTGAAAAGAATAATATGAAGCTCGTGTATCCCGAATGA
- a CDS encoding tautomerase family protein encodes MPLVRFDVMEGRTDEELQTLLDATHEAMVDAFQVPERDRYQIVHQHKEGEMIIQDTGLGFERSKNVVVISMVSRPRTAVQKETLYKNLVELLQERCGIAPEDVMVSIANNGDADWSFGGGNAQFLTGEL; translated from the coding sequence ATGCCATTAGTACGTTTTGATGTGATGGAAGGACGCACGGATGAGGAGCTGCAAACTCTGCTTGATGCCACACACGAAGCTATGGTCGATGCCTTTCAAGTGCCGGAGCGGGACCGCTATCAAATTGTCCACCAGCATAAAGAGGGTGAAATGATCATCCAGGACACGGGACTGGGATTTGAACGAAGTAAAAATGTAGTCGTCATCTCGATGGTGAGCCGGCCGCGAACGGCAGTCCAGAAGGAGACACTGTATAAGAATCTTGTTGAATTATTGCAAGAGCGCTGTGGTATCGCCCCAGAGGATGTGATGGTTTCGATCGCCAACAACGGTGATGCTGACTGGAGTTTTGGCGGCGGGAATGCCCAGTTTTTGACTGGTGAGCTGTAG
- a CDS encoding M14 family metallopeptidase, translated as MNKRIRMSFFSFALLLMMSLGSFGTVSAAEETPYFGKEYSQPEQVKKLYPEPDVDFDTPAFEKEGKAFTTQEEMLSFVKKLDESSDLLHVKMIGESIEGRELPALFFSKDDKKHHRFSKHHRYSKKPTVWLQGQIHGNEPAGGEGVLAMADKLSGEYGEKVLDKVNVIIVPRVNPDGAQAFERTTANGLDANRDHIKFELPEIQAIHDLYNKYNPEVTIDAHEYSVGNDTFSDLGEEGYLKYHDLLILSGKNLNIPEKIRKTSDELFVDQAQEQLRSDGFTTTDYYTTSRDDKKVVIKEGGTDPRIGRNAFGLSPSLSYLVETRGIGIGRENFKRRVAAQVETHTSLINTTAENARSIKRLVNKERWNIVKKGFTANDDDPIVIEDRQKEVDDQTLKVVDIANGKTKDIPIDYSSATDSIPTLTRQRPTAYFLEPDQKEAVEKLKNSGVKVFKLPKEVKLPAEAYTVTEKEEGRMYEGHQLINVKTEVNKKEKTFEKGTYVVTMAQPEANLAAVALEPESDDSYVTFNAIDAEEGKKLPIYRFTKGLNPRKLK; from the coding sequence ATGAACAAACGAATCCGCATGTCTTTTTTCTCATTTGCTTTACTGCTGATGATGTCCTTAGGGTCGTTCGGGACGGTCAGCGCCGCAGAAGAAACCCCTTATTTTGGCAAGGAATATTCACAGCCGGAGCAGGTGAAGAAGCTTTATCCGGAACCTGATGTTGACTTTGATACGCCTGCTTTTGAAAAAGAAGGAAAAGCGTTCACTACCCAGGAAGAGATGCTTTCCTTTGTTAAAAAACTGGACGAGTCCAGTGATCTTCTCCACGTAAAAATGATCGGCGAGTCCATTGAGGGCCGCGAATTACCAGCATTATTTTTCTCCAAAGACGACAAAAAACATCATCGATTCTCTAAACACCACCGTTATTCTAAAAAACCGACAGTATGGCTCCAAGGACAAATCCACGGAAATGAGCCGGCAGGCGGGGAAGGCGTACTCGCAATGGCTGACAAGCTCAGCGGGGAGTACGGGGAAAAGGTTCTCGACAAAGTTAACGTCATCATTGTTCCGCGTGTGAACCCGGACGGAGCCCAAGCCTTTGAAAGGACGACCGCTAATGGACTAGACGCCAACCGTGATCACATCAAATTTGAGCTTCCCGAAATTCAGGCTATCCACGACCTCTATAATAAATATAATCCTGAGGTCACCATTGATGCCCATGAGTACAGTGTAGGCAATGATACCTTCAGTGATCTTGGGGAAGAGGGATACTTAAAATACCACGATTTATTGATTCTTTCAGGGAAAAATTTAAACATCCCAGAGAAAATCCGTAAAACGTCTGACGAATTATTTGTCGACCAAGCACAGGAACAGCTGCGCAGCGACGGATTTACGACGACGGATTACTATACGACGAGCCGTGATGACAAGAAGGTCGTCATCAAAGAAGGTGGGACTGATCCGCGAATCGGACGAAATGCATTCGGTTTGTCCCCCTCGTTATCCTACCTTGTGGAAACACGAGGCATTGGCATCGGGCGTGAAAATTTCAAACGCAGAGTAGCGGCCCAGGTGGAGACTCATACGTCACTCATTAACACAACGGCAGAAAACGCCCGTTCCATAAAACGTCTGGTGAATAAGGAACGCTGGAACATTGTGAAAAAAGGGTTTACCGCAAATGATGACGATCCAATTGTTATTGAAGACCGCCAGAAAGAAGTAGACGATCAGACCCTTAAGGTGGTCGATATTGCAAATGGGAAAACGAAAGATATTCCAATTGATTACTCAAGCGCCACCGACTCCATTCCGACGTTGACCCGGCAGCGCCCGACCGCTTACTTCCTTGAACCAGATCAGAAAGAGGCGGTTGAAAAACTGAAAAACAGCGGAGTAAAAGTATTTAAGCTGCCGAAGGAGGTCAAGCTTCCGGCAGAAGCTTACACGGTTACGGAAAAAGAAGAGGGACGGATGTACGAAGGTCACCAGCTGATTAATGTGAAAACAGAAGTAAATAAGAAAGAGAAAACCTTTGAAAAAGGCACCTATGTAGTAACGATGGCTCAGCCAGAGGCTAATCTTGCTGCGGTTGCCCTTGAGCCGGAATCTGACGACAGCTATGTTACCTTTAACGCGATTGATGCAGAGGAAGGGAAGAAACTTCCGATCTACCGGTTTACAAAAGGATTGAATCCAAGAAAATTAAAGTGA